In the Syntrophus aciditrophicus SB genome, GCATTGCCCAGTACATGAAATCTTTACAGCCAGGTGATGAATCGCTTCAGGAAAAACTTGGAGTTTTTTTAAAAAAGTATGAAAAAGCCCCTTTGTTCATAGTTGGCATCGATGAATCCGTGTACGCCGAATGGCTTCGGAATCCCAATCCGGATGCGGTTAAAGAGTTTCGTCTTCCATTTCCAACAATGGTTCTGGATTTTCCGAGCGGACTTTTGCAGAAGAGCGCAAACCCGAGAATGAGCAACTCCGTTATCATCTACGTTGATACTGTCGGTGAAGATACTTATTTGTTTGAGGGACTCCAGACGGCAGAAGCTTTCCAAAATGCACTCGATACGGCGCCAGTTGGTGAAAAGGACATAATCACTTCAGCCGGTTGTTCTTTAGAAGCAGGAGAGATCGGAGAGCCCTTTTCCTTCGTGGTCCAAATGATTCCGGAAACAAATGGCTTCGTCGCAAATTACAGCTGCGAGTTCATTTATGATTGCCAGGTACCCGTGGCACCGCTCCCCGGGATCACTTCCTATGCAACTTTCAGCCGCTGTCAACCGCCGTCCGGCAATTGCATGACAAAGACTCCGCTCTGTAAAATGCTCGATTCTTCAACAAACTTTACGATAGTCTTCATCATGATGGTGATTGAATACATCAATAGGCAAGATCGTTTCATCGTAAAGATCACGCCTGATATGACAGACCGCGAAAAACGACTTGCAGCCAAAGGCAAAAAGTTCTCATTCAGCAAAAAGCCGGCGCACATTGTTCTGGATCACTCTCAGGTCCGAGAGCTCATTGCTGCCTCAAGGCAAGGAGGTACTCACTCCTCGCCATTGCCGCACCAGAGAAGAGGACACTGGAGAAGGCTCCAGTCTGACTATTTTAGAGAAAAAAAGAAGATTTGGGTGCGGCCGGCAGATATCAACAAGGGTATGTCTGTAAAGATCAATCGGAACGTCTACGAAGTTATTTCTTGATCGCGTGTTTACGACAAGGGTTTTTTGCCTGAGAACAAAACGATCAGTCGTGAACATGTAAGGTCATCCTATCCTGAAGCCTCCCCGAGGCCACAAAATAAATTTTCAATTTTTGACCACAAAATCCCTGCATCGAAAACATTATATATCAGATGCGGGGGATCACATTCTGTCCTGACCTCTTAAATCTTCCCGCGATCTCAAAAACAATCTGAGCTTTGGGTACTGGAGAAACCTCAATGGGATACCTGCGTCAACTTGCATTTTTCCTTTTCATTGCGATCATGCCTTGCATTTCGGTTGCCATGGCGGCCGAGATCCGGACGAGCCCTTATAATTACGTCTATGAGAAAGCAGCAGCCAATTCCATTGACCACGAGACCTTCGTCATTTGCGAGCTTTGTCCTCCGTACCGGCTCCTTGCCCTGAAACCCAGGACACCTGCCCTTGCCGTCCGTGTACCGGAAGCAACGGCGTCGATCACCGCGGACGGTCCACCCACCGAAAAACAGACTGTCAGTGCGAAAGCAGGGAATAATTCATCGGCGGTCGACATTACCGGATCGAACAGGCCCGACCATGTTTGCGTGCCGACGATTTATTTCCGGTTCAACCGGTTCGACGTTTCCAACTACGAAAAAGATCAACTCGATCGGCTTGTCTCCCGCCTGAAAGAACGACCCGATCGGCCCCGGGAACTCCGGGTCGTCGGCCACACCTGCGACCTGGGAAGCCATCCTTACAATGACCATCTATCCCTGATGAGGGCGGAGTCCGTCGCGGTTTACCTGGGAAGAAACGGCTTCAAGGTTTCCGAGGCAAAGGGTGAAGGCAAGCGCAGCCCCGTATCGAAGGTCGGAAAACTGAACAGGCGGGTGGAAATCGAAATCATTCATTAAGGAGGTCTCATGCTGCTGAAGAAGATCATGCCGGCCGTCATGGCCATGTTCCTGTGCGCCGCGGTTAGTCACGCCGAGGAAAGCATCACGATCCAGATTTTACATAAAAGTTTCCCGAACGTGAAGGCGGAGAAGGCCGGGAAATCGGTCATCCCCGGTCTCTACGAAGTGGAAGCAGGGAACAACGTCTTCTACTTCGAGCCCCGGAACGGCTACCTCATTTTCGGTGACATCATAACAAAGGAAGGGAAAAATCTCACCGCGGAGAAAAGGCAGGAGCTGCTTGCCCGGAGAGTGAAAGAAATCCCGTTGGAAAAGGGGATCAAGATCGGCGGCGGCAAGAACGTCGTGATCGAGTTCACGGATCCAGACTGCCCCTTCTGCCGGAAAGCGGCCGATTGGCTCGAAAAGAACCGGGAAGGGGTAACGCGATACGTATTCTTGTATCCCATCACGCGTCTCCATCCCGGCGCGGACGCCAAAGCGAAATATATCCTCGGGGCCAAGGACCAGGAGAAGGCCTACCATGAAGTCATGAGCGGCGCGCTGGACAGTATCGACGCGGGCAAGCTCAAGCTCACCGAGAAAGCCGGCACCCTCCTTGAAGAGCACAAGCAACTGGCCATTAAAGCGGGCGTCTTCGCCACCCCGACCCTGTGGGTCAACGGGAAACACGTACCCGGGGCAGACATACCGCTTATCGAAAAATACCTGAAAGGAGAAAAATGACATGAAGAAACATCCGGGTTCCAAGGAAATGCTGTTGGCAGTCATCGCCGCGCAGGGTCTTCTTATCCTTTTCC is a window encoding:
- a CDS encoding OmpA family protein → MGYLRQLAFFLFIAIMPCISVAMAAEIRTSPYNYVYEKAAANSIDHETFVICELCPPYRLLALKPRTPALAVRVPEATASITADGPPTEKQTVSAKAGNNSSAVDITGSNRPDHVCVPTIYFRFNRFDVSNYEKDQLDRLVSRLKERPDRPRELRVVGHTCDLGSHPYNDHLSLMRAESVAVYLGRNGFKVSEAKGEGKRSPVSKVGKLNRRVEIEIIH
- a CDS encoding DsbC family protein; the encoded protein is MLLKKIMPAVMAMFLCAAVSHAEESITIQILHKSFPNVKAEKAGKSVIPGLYEVEAGNNVFYFEPRNGYLIFGDIITKEGKNLTAEKRQELLARRVKEIPLEKGIKIGGGKNVVIEFTDPDCPFCRKAADWLEKNREGVTRYVFLYPITRLHPGADAKAKYILGAKDQEKAYHEVMSGALDSIDAGKLKLTEKAGTLLEEHKQLAIKAGVFATPTLWVNGKHVPGADIPLIEKYLKGEK